A single genomic interval of bacterium harbors:
- a CDS encoding DUF333 domain-containing protein, giving the protein MKQERVRPSAFRVSSIGWIFALAALLAVSAVFIPQAETETLLPATSQCPEDDSGALDIGGVKAIPGRKVRVPVKIQGAPNKVSAFGFEVTYPAQRFEFLGFEPGELAASFIPFDVTQIIPGRLRAAGVSTGGGIPQGAGGCLVWLNFQVKESQTRESQAQDSQENGPKNPGQGIAGIANPASVYCLKNGGKLEIRQDAEGGQYGVCIFSDGKECEEWAYFKGECKPEQKSECYSLHLENLKDDLAHFSSSQGCLCLSDCQGGDLNNDGDVTPQDALIAFRCYLKAGPCSECADVDNNGSVTPADALCIFKTYLGLPSCLDQQAGQPAPAPLGMEGEWKSQNPDIGGGKMVVDRQKQTVEMLDSPQAQGLGLLVNFQYTPTGGSGPISFQAKFPAGSIVANFIGTANNSLCPLGVWCIWAGQFLVDGSYSLKNNLGQLLDEGTFNLKYPAVP; this is encoded by the coding sequence ATGAAACAGGAAAGAGTAAGACCATCAGCATTCAGAGTATCAAGTATCGGTTGGATTTTTGCTCTGGCAGCCCTGCTGGCAGTATCAGCAGTCTTTATCCCGCAGGCAGAGACAGAAACACTCCTGCCCGCAACCTCCCAATGCCCTGAGGATGATTCGGGAGCCCTGGATATCGGAGGAGTCAAGGCGATACCAGGGAGGAAAGTGCGGGTGCCGGTAAAAATCCAGGGTGCACCCAATAAAGTATCCGCCTTCGGCTTCGAGGTTACTTACCCTGCACAGCGCTTTGAATTCCTTGGCTTTGAACCGGGAGAGCTGGCTGCATCGTTCATTCCGTTCGATGTTACGCAAATTATTCCGGGCAGGTTGAGGGCCGCGGGAGTCTCCACGGGAGGCGGCATTCCTCAAGGGGCGGGCGGTTGTCTGGTCTGGCTGAACTTTCAGGTAAAAGAGAGCCAGACTCGGGAGAGTCAGGCTCAGGACAGCCAGGAAAACGGCCCGAAAAATCCCGGTCAGGGAATAGCCGGCATTGCGAATCCTGCCTCGGTCTATTGCCTGAAAAATGGAGGGAAGCTGGAAATACGGCAGGATGCAGAAGGCGGCCAGTATGGGGTTTGCATCTTCAGCGATGGAAAAGAATGCGAGGAGTGGGCCTATTTCAAAGGGGAATGCAAACCGGAACAGAAAAGCGAGTGTTATTCCCTGCACCTTGAGAATCTCAAGGATGACCTGGCACATTTTTCCTCAAGCCAGGGATGCCTTTGCCTCTCGGATTGTCAGGGAGGAGATCTTAACAATGATGGGGATGTTACTCCGCAGGACGCTCTGATTGCCTTTCGCTGCTATCTCAAAGCAGGCCCCTGTTCTGAATGCGCTGATGTAGATAATAATGGCAGCGTTACTCCAGCGGATGCGCTCTGCATTTTTAAAACCTACCTGGGACTTCCCTCCTGCCTGGACCAGCAGGCGGGACAGCCAGCCCCTGCACCTCTGGGGATGGAGGGAGAATGGAAAAGTCAAAACCCGGATATCGGCGGAGGGAAAATGGTCGTTGACCGGCAAAAGCAGACCGTGGAGATGCTTGACTCACCTCAAGCTCAAGGACTGGGATTACTGGTAAACTTCCAGTATACCCCGACCGGAGGCTCAGGCCCTATCTCCTTTCAGGCCAAGTTTCCTGCCGGAAGCATAGTCGCCAATTTTATTGGCACAGCAAACAACAGTCTCTGCCCGCTGGGGGTCTGGTGCATCTGGGCAGGACAGTTCCTCGTGGATGGCAGCTATAGCCTCAAGAATAACCTGGGCCAGCTCCTGGATGAAGGGACATTCAATCTCAAATACCCTGCTGTTCCCTGA
- a CDS encoding deoxyguanosinetriphosphate triphosphohydrolase — MATLEPAKSMTIRKMLEEQEEKILSPKAAFSSLSRGRVHPEQECPIRPSFQRDRDRIIHCKSFRRLKDKTQVFLSPSGDHYRTRLTHTLEVSQIARTIAKALSLNETLTEAISMGHDLGHTPFGHAGEEALNEIHPGGFKHAEQSLRVADVLEKNGRGLNLTIEVRDGIQRHSKGRAGLLPTPHDKSLTLEGDVVRVADTIAYVNHDVDDGMRAGIIHLEHLPRDCQTILGTTTVGRINTMVIDVIQTTLEHDLERISMSDAVLSATLDLREYLYRKVYYNSKTDSEFTKASKIIKELYEYYLEHPDLLPDHFNRQCSSGEDVHQAVCDYIAGMTDRFALRLYQEIFFPKPWLVL, encoded by the coding sequence ATGGCTACCTTAGAGCCCGCAAAGTCGATGACTATCCGCAAGATGCTGGAGGAGCAGGAGGAGAAAATACTCTCTCCAAAAGCCGCTTTCAGCTCGCTCAGCCGGGGCCGGGTGCATCCGGAGCAGGAATGCCCCATCCGGCCAAGTTTCCAGCGGGACAGAGACCGCATCATTCACTGCAAGAGTTTTCGCCGGCTGAAGGACAAGACCCAGGTCTTTCTTTCTCCATCGGGTGATCACTACCGCACCCGGCTGACCCACACCCTTGAGGTTTCACAAATTGCCAGGACCATCGCCAAAGCGCTCTCTCTCAATGAGACTCTGACTGAAGCCATTTCCATGGGCCATGACCTGGGCCATACGCCATTTGGTCATGCCGGAGAGGAAGCTCTCAATGAAATTCACCCCGGCGGGTTCAAACATGCGGAGCAGAGCCTGCGGGTGGCTGATGTTCTGGAGAAGAACGGGAGGGGGCTCAACCTCACGATCGAGGTCCGCGACGGCATTCAGCGCCACTCAAAAGGAAGGGCTGGTCTGTTGCCGACCCCGCACGACAAATCACTCACCCTTGAAGGAGATGTGGTCCGGGTAGCGGATACCATTGCCTATGTGAATCATGATGTTGACGACGGAATGAGGGCTGGAATCATCCACCTGGAGCATTTGCCCAGAGATTGCCAGACGATACTTGGCACCACCACCGTCGGACGGATCAACACCATGGTCATCGATGTCATTCAGACCACTCTCGAACATGACCTGGAGCGCATTTCCATGAGTGATGCCGTTTTATCAGCCACTCTCGACCTGCGGGAATACCTCTATCGGAAGGTGTATTACAATTCCAAAACCGACAGCGAATTTACCAAGGCCTCAAAAATCATTAAAGAGCTCTATGAGTATTACCTTGAACATCCAGACCTTTTGCCCGACCATTTTAACCGGCAGTGCTCTTCGGGAGAGGATGTCCATCAGGCGGTGTGTGATTACATTGCCGGGATGACCGACCGGTTCGCCCTGCGGTTGTACCAGGAAATATTCTTCCCCAAGCCGTGGCTGGTATTGTGA
- the kdsB gene encoding 3-deoxy-manno-octulosonate cytidylyltransferase — protein sequence MRIAAIIPARYQSSRFPGKPLAPILGKPMIQYVYERSSAASLIDEIWVATDDQRIYERVRSFGGQVMLTSPDHESGTERVAEAAQRIDADVVINVQGDEPLIRPEAIDLLARAMAEDQQAPMATLKRKIQREPDADNPNCVKVVTDRQGFALYFSRSPIPCIRDRYAPHDTQAAFFTYQHVGIYAYRKDFLLQIPLLPPSILEQAEKLEQLRVLESGYRIKVIETDYESYGVDMPEDISRIEELLCRGSL from the coding sequence ATGCGCATTGCAGCTATCATTCCTGCACGGTATCAGTCCAGTCGGTTTCCGGGCAAACCGCTGGCCCCGATTCTGGGCAAGCCGATGATTCAATATGTTTATGAGCGGTCCAGCGCAGCCAGCCTGATTGACGAAATCTGGGTGGCTACCGATGATCAGAGAATCTACGAGCGGGTCAGGTCTTTTGGGGGGCAGGTGATGCTTACTTCCCCGGATCACGAGTCGGGCACGGAAAGGGTCGCTGAGGCAGCACAAAGGATCGATGCCGATGTCGTGATCAATGTTCAGGGGGATGAGCCGCTGATCCGTCCCGAAGCGATCGACCTCCTGGCACGGGCTATGGCTGAAGACCAGCAAGCCCCTATGGCTACCCTCAAGCGGAAAATTCAGCGGGAACCGGACGCCGATAATCCTAACTGTGTCAAGGTGGTAACCGACAGACAGGGGTTTGCCCTCTACTTTTCCCGGTCTCCCATCCCTTGTATCCGGGACAGGTATGCGCCCCATGATACGCAGGCCGCCTTTTTTACCTACCAGCATGTCGGGATTTATGCATATCGGAAAGACTTCCTGCTCCAGATTCCCCTCCTTCCCCCTTCGATCCTGGAGCAGGCTGAAAAGCTGGAGCAGCTTCGAGTTCTGGAAAGTGGCTATCGGATCAAGGTAATTGAGACCGATTATGAATCATACGGAGTGGATATGCCGGAAGATATATCCAGAATCGAAGAACTGCTGTGCAGGGGTTCATTATGA
- a CDS encoding ABC transporter ATP-binding protein: MEQKRSGKQGQASGCPKPEESPADRLPADQPMILVRHLEAGYPQSRKEPVLQGIDFQIQTGEFVGLIGPNGSGKSTLLRVISGALAPARGEVRLSGENVRHLSPRQLARRLAVVSQLQTGASSDFTVEEFVLLGRTPYLRRWQLVESRLDRKIAEQSMALTNTIDFRLRKIRQLSGGELQRVLIARALTQQPQLLLLDEATSHLDINYQLQVFDLLRSLNEERGITILAVLHDLNLAAEYCQRLILLQKGRLFAQGPPATVITGENIRQVYQARVDCRLDPLTRKPRVFFPSRLIDPKRSFQCQIHVVCGGGSGSEIMRRLVQEGFKVSAGVLNTGDSDEVTARHLGIAVVEEKPFSPISEQAFHQNMIAISSADFVLLAPIMIGHGNVYNLKSVVQAIRMGKQVVVLRQGGIGHGQKEGQQFDFTENGEGLAWYQRIIREGGQVLEDMTELWPFLARRMRQLRSFFTFF; the protein is encoded by the coding sequence ATGGAACAGAAAAGAAGCGGCAAACAAGGGCAGGCGTCAGGCTGTCCCAAGCCGGAAGAGTCCCCGGCAGATCGCCTCCCGGCTGATCAGCCGATGATTCTGGTCAGGCACCTTGAGGCCGGATACCCGCAATCCCGGAAAGAGCCGGTCCTTCAAGGGATCGATTTCCAGATCCAGACAGGAGAATTTGTCGGGCTCATCGGCCCGAATGGCTCAGGGAAAAGCACCCTGCTTCGGGTAATCAGCGGAGCACTGGCCCCCGCACGGGGGGAGGTGCGGCTTTCGGGAGAAAATGTCCGGCATCTTTCCCCCCGGCAACTGGCCCGGAGGCTGGCCGTGGTTTCCCAGCTTCAGACCGGAGCCAGCAGTGATTTTACGGTCGAGGAATTCGTGCTCCTTGGCCGCACTCCCTATCTTCGGCGCTGGCAATTGGTGGAAAGCAGGCTCGATCGGAAAATCGCCGAGCAATCCATGGCCCTGACCAATACCATCGATTTTCGCCTTCGCAAGATCCGGCAGTTGAGCGGAGGGGAGCTTCAGAGAGTGCTGATAGCCCGCGCATTGACCCAGCAGCCTCAGCTTCTGCTTCTCGATGAGGCTACCTCGCACCTTGACATCAACTATCAATTGCAGGTGTTTGACCTGCTGCGCTCTCTCAACGAAGAGCGGGGCATTACCATACTGGCCGTACTCCATGATCTGAACCTGGCCGCGGAGTATTGCCAGCGGCTGATCCTCCTCCAAAAAGGCAGGCTCTTTGCTCAAGGGCCTCCCGCTACCGTCATTACCGGAGAAAATATCAGACAGGTTTACCAGGCCAGAGTGGATTGCCGTCTTGACCCCCTGACCCGAAAACCCCGGGTCTTTTTCCCCTCCCGGCTTATCGATCCAAAGCGCTCCTTTCAATGCCAGATCCATGTGGTGTGCGGCGGAGGGAGCGGCAGCGAAATCATGCGGCGGCTGGTCCAGGAGGGATTCAAGGTAAGCGCCGGGGTCCTGAATACCGGAGACTCGGACGAGGTAACAGCCCGGCATCTTGGCATTGCCGTAGTGGAGGAAAAACCCTTCTCCCCCATTTCCGAACAGGCATTCCACCAGAACATGATAGCCATCTCATCCGCTGACTTCGTCCTGCTCGCGCCGATCATGATCGGCCACGGGAATGTGTATAATCTGAAATCGGTCGTACAGGCCATCAGAATGGGCAAGCAGGTAGTAGTCCTGCGGCAGGGGGGGATCGGGCATGGCCAGAAAGAAGGCCAGCAGTTTGACTTTACAGAAAATGGAGAGGGTCTTGCCTGGTATCAGCGAATCATCCGGGAAGGCGGACAGGTATTGGAAGATATGACCGAACTGTGGCCCTTTCTTGCCCGGCGGATGAGGCAGTTACGAAGTTTTTTTACCTTCTTCTGA
- a CDS encoding iron ABC transporter permease: protein MKLCIEFIYYGDYFYDYYHFSKSPSMNAVSPSPPPSDVSAATFNLTRYLFWITGLLVLLVVAGFFSLSLGSTHIPFPALLKAFRAWLLSGGTEGVTSTIIFRIRLPRLVLGLSVGGALSVAGVIFQGMFHNPLVEPYTLGISGGAALGVCLFVVRGWQFFRGISLLPLAGFFGALVTLAIVYGISVKKSLLQTNTMLLAGVMISFISSSAIMLLMALSQSLQELHSLLFWTMGSLEENNSRLVILISFSILLLVGVSFLFYRELNTLVLGEEEALHLGVSVHRVKKWLFLLGTLLTALAVSISGMIGFVGLIVPHLMRMLSGSDHRLLIISSFLSGGIFLILADTLARTLIAPVELPVGVITGLAGGSLFIYFLYKKNIILG, encoded by the coding sequence GTGAAATTATGTATTGAGTTTATCTACTACGGGGATTATTTTTATGACTATTACCATTTTTCAAAGAGCCCTTCGATGAACGCAGTCTCCCCTTCTCCTCCCCCCTCAGATGTCTCCGCCGCTACCTTCAATCTCACCCGGTACCTGTTCTGGATTACCGGGCTGCTGGTTCTGCTGGTTGTGGCAGGCTTTTTTTCTCTCTCCCTGGGTTCGACTCACATCCCCTTCCCTGCCCTGCTCAAGGCTTTCCGGGCATGGCTTCTTTCGGGTGGGACAGAAGGAGTCACCTCCACCATCATTTTCCGGATCCGCCTTCCCCGGCTGGTGCTTGGCCTGTCCGTTGGCGGGGCCTTGTCGGTGGCGGGAGTCATCTTTCAGGGAATGTTCCACAATCCCCTGGTTGAGCCCTACACCCTGGGAATTTCAGGCGGTGCCGCCCTGGGGGTTTGTCTTTTTGTGGTGAGGGGCTGGCAGTTCTTCCGGGGAATCAGTCTTCTGCCCCTGGCCGGGTTTTTCGGCGCTCTTGTGACCCTGGCAATAGTCTATGGCATTTCGGTAAAAAAAAGCCTGCTGCAAACCAACACCATGCTGCTGGCCGGGGTGATGATCAGCTTTATCTCCTCCTCGGCCATTATGCTGCTCATGGCCCTGTCACAAAGCCTGCAAGAGCTTCACAGCCTGCTGTTCTGGACTATGGGCTCTCTGGAGGAGAATAACTCGAGGCTGGTCATCCTGATCAGCTTCAGCATCCTCCTTCTGGTTGGAGTTTCCTTCCTCTTTTACCGCGAACTGAACACGCTGGTCCTGGGCGAGGAAGAAGCCCTGCATCTTGGGGTCAGCGTTCACCGGGTCAAAAAATGGCTTTTTCTCCTGGGAACCCTGCTGACCGCTCTTGCGGTCTCGATTTCCGGCATGATCGGATTTGTGGGCCTGATCGTGCCCCACCTTATGCGCATGCTGTCAGGCAGCGATCACCGGCTGCTGATCATATCCTCCTTTTTATCCGGCGGGATATTCCTTATCCTGGCCGACACTCTGGCCCGCACCCTCATTGCGCCGGTCGAGCTGCCGGTAGGGGTGATCACCGGTCTTGCCGGTGGAAGCCTGTTCATCTATTTTCTTTATAAGAAGAATATCATCCTGGGCTAA